A portion of the Bdellovibrionales bacterium CG10_big_fil_rev_8_21_14_0_10_45_34 genome contains these proteins:
- a CDS encoding TatD family deoxyribonuclease, whose amino-acid sequence MNWIDLHTHLNMLETTPEETLAEAEKVGVHHVVTIATEPEDHETVLELAAKYPKQVSATLGVHPHEAKKWTKSTSNFFEANLTRPEVVAVGEIGLDYYYEHSERPTQVSVFEEQMSLAHHFGLPVEIHTRDAEKETVEVLKKYRTKVSGVLHCFTGSRWLAFQALDQGFDISISGVVTFKNAEELRETVKAIPMDRIHVETDAPFLAPVPMRGKKNTPVFLPHTAAYVATLHNILLEALSLQTIANARRTFPKLAARLPAVYC is encoded by the coding sequence TGAACTGGATTGATTTACACACTCACTTAAATATGCTTGAAACCACGCCAGAGGAAACCCTTGCCGAGGCTGAAAAGGTTGGCGTTCATCACGTTGTGACAATAGCGACGGAGCCAGAAGATCACGAGACTGTTTTAGAGTTGGCGGCAAAGTATCCGAAACAAGTGAGCGCTACATTGGGAGTGCATCCACACGAGGCCAAAAAGTGGACAAAGAGCACTAGCAATTTTTTTGAGGCAAATCTTACTCGGCCTGAAGTTGTGGCTGTTGGCGAGATTGGTCTTGATTATTATTACGAACATTCCGAGCGCCCAACCCAGGTTTCTGTGTTTGAGGAGCAAATGAGTTTGGCGCATCACTTTGGCCTACCCGTTGAGATTCACACCAGAGATGCCGAAAAAGAGACCGTCGAGGTTTTAAAAAAGTATCGCACTAAAGTGAGCGGAGTATTGCATTGCTTTACCGGCTCTAGGTGGCTAGCGTTTCAAGCGCTTGATCAGGGTTTTGATATTTCGATCAGTGGTGTTGTGACTTTCAAAAACGCTGAAGAATTAAGAGAGACGGTGAAGGCCATACCGATGGATCGCATTCATGTTGAGACGGATGCTCCTTTTTTGGCGCCAGTACCTATGCGCGGCAAAAAGAACACTCCTGTTTTCTTACCTCATACTGCCGCTTATGTCGCAACCTTGCATAACATTTTGCTGGAAGCCTTAAGTTTGCAAACTATCGCAAACGCCCGCCGCACATTTCCTAAACTCGCCGCCCGCCTGCCAGCAGTTTATTGTTAG